A window of Pseudophryne corroboree isolate aPseCor3 chromosome 12, aPseCor3.hap2, whole genome shotgun sequence contains these coding sequences:
- the ZDHHC22 gene encoding palmitoyltransferase ZDHHC22 — protein MVVLQLLNLMAPFYFLCLLAVTFCLQLFFFLPGMCDDHSLPLSGLLHSSLFFFFLVNVIGNYFLVIWNSPAANVVGASAAMTDKPFCQICVRVLWDQEHHCFFTGTCISRSNLRSFVLFCLHASCSCFHALVSGVGYISKSFSFSFADPLTFLRLLPLSVTRFFSGSLLSSEMLAVLMLYLWLGVGLACAAFCCHQLLLISRGPGFHKKPTEETSTINWTENLTSVFGRRWLLAILVPKAKKN, from the exons ATGGTGGTCCTACAGCTACTGAACCTTATGGCCCCTTTTTACTTCCTCTGCCTCCTTGCAGTCACTTTCTGCCTCCAGCTGTTCTTCTTCCTCCCCGGCATGTGTGACGACCACTCGCTGCCTCTCTCTGGCCTTCTGCACAGTTCTCTGTTCTTCTTCTTTCTGGTCAATGTCATAGGGAATTACTTCCTGGTCATCTGGAACAGTCCTGCCGCCAACGTGGTGGGTGCCAGTGCTGCGATGACTGATAAACCATTTTGCCAGATATGTGTCCGAGTGTTGTGGGACCAAGAGCACCACTGCTTCTTCACTGGGACCTGCATCAGCCGGAGCAATCTGCGCAGCTTTGTCTTGTTCTGCCTACATGCCTCCTGCAGTTGTTTCCACGCATTGGTGTCAGGAGTGGGATACATTTCAAAGAGTTTCTCCTTCTCTTTCGCCGATCCTTTGACTTTCCTCCggttgctgcctctctctgtcacacgCTTCTTCTCAG GTTCTCTTCTCAGCTCAGAGATGTTGGCCGTCCTGATGCTTTACCTCTGGTTAGGGGTGGGTTTGGCCTGTGCTGCCTTCTGCTGCCACCAGCTGCTACTGATATCCAGGGGACCAGGCTTCCACAAGAAGCCCACCGAGGAGACCAGCACCATCAACTGGACGGAGAACTTGACGAGTGTCTTCGGGAGACGGTGGCTGCTGGCAATTTTGGTGCCCAAGGCTAAGAAAAATTGa